One genomic window of Micromonospora sp. WMMD1128 includes the following:
- a CDS encoding adenylate/guanylate cyclase domain-containing protein, which translates to MTCPVCGTVAVPGAKFCHNCGAALPAAATLPAAERRVVTVLFGDLSEFTSWSEDLDPERVGAVTDRVLAALAGAVKTFGGHVDKLTGDGIMAVFGAPVAHEDDAERAVRAALSMQRAVRRVLDDERGGGAPLGLRVGLNTGNVIAGIQAAIEYTVIGDTVNTAARLADAAAVGAIYAGARTSAATRHVASWRALRPLRLKGKREPVEAYELLGLLDAPGTRSGLGDEAPYVGRETEIGRVAGRLAEVIDRGEPRVLLMTAEAGIGKSRFAAEVERLAAGYDVGAGRYAAHTGARVLSVRCAAFGERRRLAPLADLVRAAVGLPGDPGTAVTRAAVEERLRRLGQRLARLPGDPPQIAVDQLLALLGYAELPPAADSVEWNAAAPPTDAEAVPNAVADLLNALAGEAPMMIVVDDLHDATAETVKALALALNRLAGPVLALLLGRPELVRTAGVLTRLADAEVHALPPLRGADAARLLTSYLGGGRLPQADADRLLATAQGNPFYLAELVTLLMERGALTAGAGRGTDVAWRLAPGSLGSRLLSRDLAAVLAARIDALPPDARSVLRDAAVVGDTAVAGALEALREQRAGRDGRPAAVAEVEWDRAVEELLQRRMLHRTRTGFAFATPLMREAAYAGVSKAELAERHAALARWAAPESTDPAGVPAGGFTEAARDDFVAAHVERANALADAVKLRPDAPARAVAGLGVAALGRAARRSLRVGEPALAVEYAERAAELARGGLPPAERVVHARALLQIGRPADALASAEKIAANAGEAATRAAALLLAGQAQQTLGDVERADRSYTEALQVATDAGLPTLRASAMRRLGMADFVAGRLGQASSRLAASYQVSLAAKDPRGQAWSLQNLAWVTTTRGDFAGTDAVLGRAARLFAELKDPYGRAWLRGTTAFARLLAGRLREAYRLANVFLPFGERVGEAWAVGTLRAVEAYATAELGDLAEADRAARRAYREFAAVGDDWGQGFALVVRGVVARGLGEPEHAADLFGDALGYADRTTHPLLTGMAGTLRGFVALDMGDCETAEREARSVLTSVEPHNPQAPAQVAPRVLLAMARVAAGDPGTAVGLLAPVATGAANAPSLLFSRRQTMARYASALLAHGQREQALDWARRAIAAPAEDVRSQVVARMVLAEALAADGRAVEARASAEEAVRLAYATEQRSERAAADALRARLAAA; encoded by the coding sequence GTGACCTGCCCGGTGTGCGGGACCGTCGCCGTGCCCGGCGCGAAGTTCTGTCACAACTGCGGCGCGGCGCTGCCGGCCGCCGCCACGCTGCCGGCCGCCGAGCGCCGGGTGGTCACCGTCCTCTTCGGCGACCTCTCCGAGTTCACCTCCTGGTCGGAGGACCTCGACCCGGAGCGGGTCGGGGCGGTCACCGACCGGGTGCTGGCCGCTCTCGCCGGTGCGGTCAAGACGTTCGGTGGGCACGTCGACAAGCTGACCGGCGACGGGATCATGGCGGTCTTCGGCGCGCCCGTCGCGCACGAGGACGACGCCGAACGGGCGGTGCGGGCGGCGCTGTCCATGCAGCGGGCCGTTCGCCGGGTGCTCGACGACGAGCGGGGCGGCGGCGCGCCGCTGGGCCTGCGGGTCGGGCTCAACACCGGGAACGTCATCGCCGGCATCCAGGCCGCGATCGAATACACGGTCATCGGCGACACGGTGAACACCGCCGCGCGCCTCGCCGACGCCGCCGCGGTCGGCGCGATCTACGCCGGCGCGCGCACCTCCGCCGCGACCCGGCACGTCGCCTCCTGGCGGGCGCTGCGCCCGCTGCGGCTCAAGGGCAAACGCGAGCCGGTCGAGGCGTACGAGCTGCTGGGCCTGCTGGACGCCCCGGGCACCCGGTCCGGTCTCGGCGACGAGGCGCCCTACGTGGGCCGGGAGACCGAGATCGGCCGGGTCGCCGGCCGGCTCGCCGAGGTGATCGACCGGGGGGAGCCTCGGGTGCTGCTGATGACCGCCGAGGCGGGCATCGGCAAGTCCCGGTTCGCCGCCGAGGTGGAGCGCCTCGCCGCCGGCTACGACGTCGGCGCCGGCCGGTACGCGGCGCACACCGGCGCCCGGGTGCTCTCGGTCCGCTGCGCCGCGTTCGGCGAGCGACGCCGGCTGGCGCCCCTGGCCGACCTGGTCCGCGCCGCGGTCGGCCTGCCCGGCGACCCGGGGACCGCGGTCACCCGGGCGGCCGTCGAGGAACGGCTGCGCCGGCTCGGCCAGCGTCTCGCCCGGCTCCCCGGCGACCCGCCGCAGATCGCCGTGGACCAGCTTCTGGCCCTGCTCGGGTACGCCGAACTCCCGCCCGCCGCGGACAGCGTCGAGTGGAACGCCGCCGCGCCGCCGACGGACGCCGAGGCGGTGCCGAACGCGGTCGCCGACCTGCTCAACGCGCTCGCCGGCGAGGCGCCCATGATGATCGTGGTGGACGACCTGCACGACGCCACCGCCGAGACGGTCAAGGCGCTCGCGCTTGCCCTCAACCGGCTGGCCGGGCCGGTGCTGGCGCTGCTGCTCGGCCGCCCCGAGCTGGTGCGGACCGCAGGCGTGCTGACCCGGCTCGCGGACGCCGAGGTGCACGCGCTGCCGCCGTTGCGCGGCGCGGACGCGGCCCGGCTGCTCACCAGCTATCTGGGCGGCGGCCGGCTGCCGCAGGCCGACGCGGACCGGCTCCTCGCCACCGCCCAGGGCAACCCGTTCTACCTGGCCGAACTGGTCACCCTGCTGATGGAGCGCGGTGCGCTGACCGCGGGCGCGGGGCGCGGCACGGACGTGGCCTGGCGGCTGGCACCCGGCTCGCTCGGCAGCCGGCTGCTCTCCCGGGACCTGGCCGCCGTCCTCGCCGCCCGCATCGACGCGCTGCCGCCGGACGCCCGCTCGGTGCTGCGCGACGCCGCGGTGGTCGGCGACACCGCCGTCGCCGGCGCGCTCGAGGCGCTGCGGGAACAACGGGCCGGGCGGGACGGGCGTCCCGCCGCGGTGGCCGAGGTCGAGTGGGACCGGGCCGTCGAGGAATTGCTGCAACGCCGGATGCTGCACCGGACGCGCACCGGCTTCGCGTTCGCCACGCCGCTGATGCGTGAGGCCGCGTACGCCGGGGTGAGCAAGGCCGAGCTGGCCGAGCGGCACGCCGCACTGGCCCGCTGGGCCGCGCCGGAGAGCACGGACCCGGCCGGCGTCCCCGCGGGCGGGTTCACCGAGGCGGCCCGGGACGACTTCGTCGCCGCGCACGTCGAGCGGGCGAACGCGCTCGCCGACGCGGTCAAGCTCCGCCCGGACGCGCCGGCCCGGGCGGTCGCCGGCCTGGGCGTGGCCGCGCTGGGCCGGGCCGCCCGCCGGTCGCTGCGCGTCGGGGAGCCGGCGCTCGCCGTCGAGTACGCGGAGCGCGCCGCCGAGCTGGCCCGGGGCGGACTGCCTCCGGCGGAGCGGGTGGTGCACGCCCGGGCACTGCTCCAGATCGGCCGCCCGGCCGACGCGCTCGCCTCGGCCGAGAAGATCGCCGCGAACGCCGGGGAAGCGGCCACCCGGGCCGCCGCGCTGCTGCTTGCCGGTCAGGCGCAGCAGACCCTGGGCGACGTCGAGCGGGCCGACCGCAGCTACACCGAGGCGTTGCAGGTGGCCACCGACGCCGGCCTGCCGACCCTGCGGGCCTCGGCGATGCGCCGGCTCGGCATGGCCGACTTCGTCGCCGGCCGGCTGGGACAGGCGAGCAGCCGGCTGGCCGCCTCCTACCAGGTCAGCCTCGCCGCGAAGGACCCGCGCGGCCAGGCCTGGTCGTTGCAGAACCTGGCCTGGGTGACCACCACCCGGGGTGACTTCGCCGGCACCGACGCGGTGCTCGGCCGGGCCGCCCGGCTCTTCGCCGAGCTGAAGGACCCGTACGGGCGAGCCTGGCTGCGTGGCACCACCGCATTCGCCCGGCTGCTCGCCGGCCGGCTGCGGGAGGCGTACCGCCTGGCGAACGTCTTCCTGCCGTTCGGGGAGCGGGTCGGTGAGGCGTGGGCGGTGGGCACGCTGCGGGCGGTCGAGGCGTATGCCACGGCTGAGCTGGGCGACCTGGCCGAGGCGGACCGGGCGGCGCGGCGCGCGTACCGGGAGTTCGCGGCGGTGGGGGACGACTGGGGGCAGGGCTTCGCGCTCGTGGTGCGCGGCGTGGTGGCGCGCGGGCTGGGCGAGCCGGAGCACGCCGCCGACCTGTTCGGCGACGCGCTCGGGTACGCCGACCGGACGACCCACCCGCTGCTCACCGGGATGGCCGGCACGCTGCGCGGTTTCGTCGCGCTGGACATGGGTGACTGCGAGACCGCCGAACGGGAGGCCCGGTCGGTGCTGACCAGCGTGGAGCCGCACAATCCGCAGGCGCCGGCCCAGGTCGCGCCGCGGGTGCTGCTCGCCATGGCCCGGGTCGCGGCCGGTGACCCGGGTACCGCGGTGGGGCTGCTCGCCCCGGTGGCCACCGGGGCGGCGAACGCGCCGTCGTTGCTGTTCTCCCGGCGGCAGACGATGGCCCGGTACGCGAGCGCGCTGCTCGCCCACGGCCAGCGGGAACAGGCGCTGGACTGGGCGCGGCGGGCCATCGCCGCCCCGGCCGAGGACGTCCGCAGTCAGGTGGTGGCGCGGATGGTGCTGGCCGAGGCGCTGGCGGCCGACGGGCGTGCGGTGGAGGCGAGGGCCAGCGCCGAGGAGGCGGTGCGCCTGGCGTACGCCACCGAGCAGCGCAGTGAGCGGGCCGCGGCCGACGCGTTGCGGGCCCGCCTCGCTGCCGCCTGA